DNA from Deltaproteobacteria bacterium:
CGTGCGGAACTCGATGTGCGGCGGGAGCGCGATCTTCCAGACCTTGACGAACTGATAGACGGGCGACTTCTGCGCCGCCTGGATCGTGGATTCATGGATCCCGTTCTTCTTCGCCGCCTCGATGACCTTCGGGTTGAAAGGATCCAGGATCATCGACCGGTGCGCGTCGATCAGGTTCGCGTCGTCCGTCTTCGCGATGGTCTCGATCATCTCCGCGTCGTAGAGCAACACGCCGAGGTAGCGGATGCGGCCCACGCACGAGTGGAAGCAGGCCGGTGCCTGGTCTGTCTCGAGTCGCGGGTAGCAGAGAATGCACTTCTCGGACTTGCCGGTGTTCCAGTTGAAGTAGGTCTTCTTGTACGGACAGGCCGCCACGCAGGATCGCCACGCCCGGCAGCGCTTCTGATCGAGCAGGACGATGCCGTCCTCGCCCCGCTTGTAGAGCGCTCCCGAAGGGCACGCCGCCACGCATGCGGGATTCAGGCAATGATTGCAGATTCGAGGGAAGTAGAAGAAGACGAGCCGCTCGATCGCAAACAACTGCTGCCGCTGCTCGGGGGTGAGCCCATCCAGGTTCGGATCGTTTTCGGCGTAGATCGGGGAGCCGCCCAGGTCGTCGTCCCAGTTCGGGCCGGCCTCCACGTCGATGTACTTTCCGGTGACCATCGAGATCGGCAGAGCCGTCGGCTGGTCGGGTCCCTCGGGCGCATCGAACAGGTCCTGGTACTTATACGTCCAGGGCTCGTAGTAGTCGTCCATGCCGGGCAGCGAGGGGTTGTGGAAGATGTTGGCGATGAGCTGCCCACGGCCGGTGGATTTCAGGCTGAGCGCGCCGTTCTTGACCTCCCAACCGCCGCGGTACTTCTCCTGGTCCTCCCACTTCGTCGGGTAGCCGGTGCCGGGCTTCGTTTCGACGTTGTTCCACCACATGTACTCGGTGCCCTTGCGATCGGTCCAGATGTTCTTGCACGCGATGCTGCAGGTATGACAGCCGATGCATTTGTCCAGGTGGAACACCATCGATATCTGCGATCTGACATCCATCGGTTTCTCCTCTTCCGACTACCAGATCAACTCGGGGAGCTTCCGGACGAGCACGTGGGTGTCGCGGTTGCACCCGACCGGGCCCCAGTAATTGAAATCGTACGTGAACTGCCCGTATCCGCCGACCATGAGGAGTGGCTTGAGCCGCGTGCGGGTCAGGCTGTTGTGCCCACCCGCCCTGCGGTTGCCCCGCAGCGGCGATTTCGGCACCCCCAGGGTGCGCTCGGGCGAGTGGTACACGATGCACACGCCGCGCGGAATCCGCGCGCTGACCACGGCGCGCGTGCACAGCACGCCGTGGTCGTTGTGGACTTCGACCCAGTCGTTGTCCTTCAAACCGAGTTCCGCCGCATCCTTGTCGTTGATCCAGAGCGGGTCGCAGCCGCGCGACAGGGTCGTCATGCGCTGGTTGTCGCCGAAGGTGGAGTGGATGTGCCACTTGCCGTGGGGGGTGAGGAAGTTGAGCATCTTCGTCGGGCCCACGGCCGTATCCACCTGCAGATCTCCGTACTGGACCGGCGTCGGTTTCGGCTTGAACGTCGGAAGATGCTCGCCGAACTGGATGTAGCCCGGGTGATCGAGATAGAGGTGCTGGCGTCCGGTGAGGGTCCGCCACGGGACCAGCGTCTCCTTGTTGTACGTGAACGGAGAGTAGGCGCGCCCGTTGGTCATCAAGCCCGACCACATCGGGCTGTTGATGAGCCTCATCGGACGGCCCTGCAGCTCGCTGTAGTTGATGCGCACGCCGCGGTCCTTCTCGACCAGGTGAACGAGCGGCAGGCCGGTCTTCTCCTCCATGTTTTTGTACGAACGGTAGGAGAGCTCACCATTGGTGACCGTGGCCAGGGAGAGGATCGTGTCGCAGACGTTCACGTCGGTTTCGAGCGACGGATATCTCTTCTCGCCCCACGTCACGGAGTGGGGGCTGTTCGCCAGCTCGTCATAGAAGTCGGGAATGGGGTACTTCGTGCCGTGCGCCCCGAGGCCGTTGGCGCGCGCCAGCGGTCCGAAGGAGATGTACTGGTTGTAAAGGTTCTTGTAGTCGCGCTCGACGATGGTAAGGTTCGGCATCGTCTTGCCCGGGATCGGTTCGATTTCGCCATGGGCCCAGTCCCTGATCTGCGGCTGGGCGATCTCGGCGGCCGAGTCGTGTGCGAGCGGTGTGGCGACGAGGTCCTTCACCGGATCGGGGAAGTGGTTCGGAGCCATCTCGGAGATCTTCTTCGCGATCGCCTTGAAGATGTCCCAGTCGCTCTTCGATTCCCAGCAGGGCGCAACCGCCGCCGACAGCGGGTGGATGAAGCTGTGCATGTCGGTCGTGTTGAGATCGGCCTTCTCGTACCAGGTGGCCGCGGGCAGGACGACGTCGGAGTAGAGGGCCGAGGTGTCCATGCGGAAGTTGAGATCCACGACGAGATCCATCTTCCCCTGCGGCGCTTTTTCGTGCCACACGACCTCCTTGACCGAATCCTTCGCCATCTCCTTTGCGATGTCGTTGTGGTGCGTACCGAGGTAGTGGTTCAGGAAGTACTCGTGGCCCTTGGCGCTGGCCATCAGGGCGTTCCCTCGCCAGATGTACCAGACGCGCGGCCAGTTCTCCGCGGCATCCGGATCTTCGACCGAGAAGCGGAGCTTTCGCGTCTTGAGCTGATCGACGACGGACCGGATCACCTCTTCGCTGGTCCCGCAGCCCGCTTCTTCGGCCTCCCTCACCAGATCGAGGCTGCTCCGGTTGAATTGCGGATAGAACGGGAGCCAGCCGTTGCGGACGGCCTTGACCTGCACGTCCATCGTGTGGCCCTGGGCGAGCGATCCCGGCTCCTGCTTCCGCGGGACCGTTTGGTAATCGGTGAAATCCTTCTCGTATCGCCACTGATCGGTGTTGACGTAGTGCCAGCTCGGCGCGTTCTGCAGCCGCGACGGGCCGTACCAGTCCTTGCCGAAGGCGATCGCCGCCCACGGTTCACCCGGCGCCAGCTTTTCCTGACCGACGTAGTGCGCCAGCCCGCCGCCGTTGACTCCGACGCACCCGCAGAGGATCAACGCCTGGATCGCGGACCGGTAGGTCAGGTTCGCGTGATACCAGTGATTGACGCCGGCGCCGATGATGACCGTGCACTTCCCGTTGGTGTGCATGGCGGTCGACGCCCACTCGCGGGCGAACTTGAGCAGGGTCTGCCGGTCCATGCCCGTGTACTTCTCGGACCACGCCGGCGTGTACGGCGCGTTCTCCTCGTCGTAGCCGGCCGGGTAGTCTCCGCCGAGCCCGCGATCGACGCCGAACTGCGCCATCAGCAGGTCGTAGACGGTGGTCACGACGACCGTCCCGCCGTCGGTCGTCTTGAGGCGCTTCACGGGCACGCCGCGATGGATGTCGCGGCCCTCGCCGAAGTCATCCAGCCGCACCTGCACGACCCCGTCGTCTCCGTCGAGGAAGGAGAGCATGGGATCGATGGGAGTGCCGTCAAGCCCGTCCTTCAGGAGCATGTTCCATTTGCCCTTTTCCTTGCCCCAACGGTCGCCGACGCTTCCCATCGGCATCTTCGGTGCGCCGGTGGTCTCATCCCAGAAAAGGAATTTCCAGTCGCCGTTTTCGACCGTGGAGTACTTGTCGAGGCGGTTGGCGCGGAGCAGCTGGCCGCACTTGTATATGCCATCTTCCCCGGAGAGTTCGACCAGGAACGGCGAGTCCGTGAAACGCTTCTGGTAGTCGAGGAAGTACGGGACCCTTTTCTCGTGGTGGTATTCCTTGAGGATAACGTGGTTGACGGCCATCCACCAGGCGCCGTCCTGCCCCGCGTTGACCGGAATCCAGTCGTCGGCGTACTTTGCGACCTGGCTGAAGTCAGGGGACAGCACGTACATCTTCGTGCCGTTGTGACGTGCTTCGGCGGCGAAGTGGCAGTCCGGCGTGCGGGTCATGTTCAGGTTCGAACCCATGACGGCGAGCATTTTCGCGTTGAACCAGTCGGCGGATTCCTGCACATCCGTCTGATCACCCCAGGTCTCGGGCGAGGCTGGCGGCAGGTCGCAGTACCAGTCGTAGAAGGAGAGCGAGATACCCCCGAGAAGCTGGAGCATCCGCGCACCGGCGGCATAGCTCACCATCGACATCGCCGGGATCGGGGAGAACCCGGCGATGCGATCGGGGCCGTATGTCTTGATCGTGTGCAGGTTCGCGGCCGCGATGATCTCGAGCACCACGTCCCAGGTCGCGCGCCGGAAACCCCCCTTGCCGCGCGCGCGCTGATAGCGTGCGCGCGCTTCCGGGTTCTCCTGGATGGATTTCCACGCGTCGACCGGATCCTCGTGCTCGGCACGCGCCGTCTTCCAGAGGTCGAGCAGCGCACCCCTGATGTACGGGTACTTCACGCGGAGCGGGCTGTACTGGTACCATGACGCGGAAATGCCCCTCTGGCACCCGCGCGGCTCATACGGAGGCAGCGTCGACTCGAGCGACGGATAATCGAGCGCCTGCATCTCCCAGGTCACGATCCCGTCCTTGACGTGGATCATCCACGAGCAGCCTCCGGTGCAGTTCACGCCATGGGTGCTGCGCACGAGCTTGTCGTACTGCCAGCGGTTCCTGTAAAACTCTTCCCACGTCCTCGACTGTGGGTCTACGTCGTCCCGAACCCATGAGATCTTCGGAGATTCGTTCATTTTTGTCCTCTTGCGTCAAGCCCGAGAATCATGGGTTTGCGGACGGCTCTGAAACGCTTCAACCAGAGGAGGTCGAACAGGATCAGGAGCACGACCGTCCCACCGAGGCCGATGAGAAGGAAGTTGAATGTCGACGTGGACGTGTCCGCCACGCCGCCCTGCCGTGCCGCGTGCTCGAAGAACGCCAGGAGGGGAAGGATCTCCTCGTCCCTCTTCAAAGGGTACTTTTTGAATGCCGGCGCCATCGTGGCCGTGGGCGGAGCCTCGAGCCACGGACCGAGCCCTTTCCGCCCGCCGAGCCGCTCGAAAACCTTCGTCAGATCGGGCGCCAGCCGGCCTCCCCCAAGCCCTTCCACACCGACGATACTGTGGCACGAAATGCAATGCGGACCACCGTTGACCAGGCGCGTCTCGCCCACGAAAATCGCCCGCCCGAGCGCGATGTCCTGCGCCGTGAACGGCCTGTCGCTGACCTGTGCCCCCTTGGCGCCCGGGTCCGGCGACCCGGACTCGGCCTCGATGAATGCCAGAAGCTGACCGGCGAGGGTCGTGTCGATTCCGGGGATCTGCGGCATACGCACCCCGCGAGCCTCGTTCAACAGCTTCGCCGCGTACGGATCGCCTCCGTTGAGCTTGGCGTCGGGATCGCGGATGAAGTCGACCAGCCATTTCCGATCCGGCTGGCGCTGGGTGACGTTCTTCAGATCGGGGCCCACCAGCCGGCCCCCGCCGATCGTATGGCAACCCGCGCAGTTCTGCTTGAAGAAGGCGGCCGCATCCTCGGCCTGGCCGTCCGCCGAAACGAAAAAGAGGAAGACGAATGCGAAGAATGCCGCCGGCCATGAAAAACCGCTCCCGCCACGCCTCATGCCGTCTCCTTCACTTCGTTGCCCCCGTTTGCGGCAACATCCCTGCCCCGGGGGATTCCTCCATCAACTCTTTCTCATGAACCGGCCCGATTCTTCCACCTCCCACCGATCCGTGCGGGGCCGGCCCATCATCTTGCAGTCGGTCCGCCCGCGGAGTTCGGCCGCCGGTTCAGGCTTCCCCAGGATGTCGACCAGCGTCCATCGGGACAGGACGCCGACGACCGTCTCGTGAAGATCGGCCGCGAAGCGGTGGTATGCGCATGTCAGCCGCGGATCGCAATCCTCCCGGCAGTAATCCCCGACCACCCGTCCCTGGCAGGCTTCGACCACCGAGAGCATCGTGATGGCGGATGGCGGCCGGTTCAGGTTCACGCCCCCGAGCGACCCCTTGTGCGCCCTCAGGATGTTCGCCCTCACGAGAAGGCGGACGACCTTGGCGGTATAGCTCGGAGACAGCCCCAGCCGGATCGCGATATGCCGCGGAGAAACGGGACCTGCGCCTCCGTGCTGCGCCAGGTAGACCAGCCCCCGGATCGCCGATTCCGATGTCTGGGTCAACATGATGTCCTGATTTCCTCCAAATCCGATAATAGTTGTGCGCATTATCCTTTAGCCTGTCAAGATTTTTTTCACGCGATCACGAACGTTGCGCTTCTCGGATGATTCGGGAAGGGATTCGCCATCCCGGCATGACCCAGGTGAAGGGGGGAGCAAAGACCAAAGACGTGGTGCGTCTCCCGGCGGCTACTTGCCGCCCTTGACCTTCGTCAGCAGGTACCGGGAGACGGCGTCGACCTCGTCTTCCTTGATGGCCGGCTTCGGCATCGCCGGGAGGGCGGAGTTCACCTTGACCGGGTTCCGGATGAACTTTTTCAGCTTTTCTACGTTTCCCTTGTACTTCGGCACGACCTCGTTCAGCGGGGGGCCGACGACCTTGCTGTCGAAGCGGTGGCAGGCCGAGCAGACGGTGTCGAACACTTTCTTCCCCTTTTCCAGTACCGCCGCGTCCGCCCCTGCGGGTTTCGCCGCCTTGCCTTTCTTGGAAACGGCCTCGGCCGCCAGCGGTCCCGGGGGAGCGGACAGCCCCTGGGCGGCGTTTCCGACGGCCGCCTGGTTGCAAAGCAGCACGGCGAGAAACATCAGCACGAACAGGGCCGACTCGCGAACCCCCGGCCGGCCCCCCTCCTTTCCGGGGAGAAGGTAAAGGAGAACGAAGACGACCAGAGCGAGGATCGGGACCGTCAGAGCCATGGCGAATACCTCCGTGGATAACCCCGTAGCGGGGAGGGTGATCAGGTACAGCACGACGAGGGCCGGAAGCGCCAGGGCGCCGGTCAAGGCGAGGGACGTACCGACGGTCCGGGCGTACGCCTCGTAATCGGGGCCCCCGCCCGCCTCTCCCCGCCCGAAGAAGTTCAGGACGAGGGATGCGGACGATCCGGCGATGACGATCCCGAGGAATGGGAGGTAGAGGAGCAGGGCGGCAGTGAGAAGATACTGAAGAAGGAGAAACGTGTCCGGCGACAGGGCGGGGGGGAGGGCCAGAGGGTTCATCCCGTGTCCCCTCGGAACAACCGAAAGGAGAGGGATGGGCGGTCTGCGGCGACGGCAGCCTGCTCGCGCTTCCGGGTCATCGCTCCTCTTCCGGGATCGGGATTGGATGTCTTTGGCAGATGATTGCCGATTGTATCGCACCCGCCGGGGAGCGGAAGGATTTTTTTACTGAAACGACACTCCATGAGATGCGGTCAATGGAACCGCAGCGGCGCCAGCCCCGCCGCGACGGCATGCGATCGAGTTACCGCATGCAGACCTTCGTCGCCGGGATGGCGCACAGGAACGAGAAGGTCTCGCGCCCCGCGTTGGCGAAGGCGTGCTCCTCGTCGGGCGGGATGAAGACGAAGCTCCCCGGCCCGACTTCCGTCTCGCCGTCCTTGCGCTTCACCTTCCCCTTCCCGGACAGGACGAACACCTCGTGTTCCCAAAGGTGGGCGTGGAACGGTGTGTGGCCACCCGGGGCCACCTCGAAATGCCGCAGGGTGAAATTCGGGGCCCCGACGTTGTCGCCCATCAGGACACGGATCGTGACGCCTCCCGCCCCCGCCTCCGTGACCGCCTTCCCCTCGACGTCCTTCCAGCTCCCCACGTGCATCGCGCCACCTCCCGTCTCTTGGTGAAATGAATGTACCCGGGCTACGGGGCGAGCTTTCTGCACTTCTCGATATTGACCACGTGCACTTCCCGCATGTCGGCGAAGAACACCTTCTCCTCCGCGTTCATCTCCTCGGGGGGGATCTCGTCGATCTTGCGGACGACCCACGCCTGCCCCTTGATGAGGAGCGCGACCTGTTCGGCCTCCGTCGGCAGGGCGATCACCTTGTCCGCGAACGCGCCGACGTTCTGCGTGGGGACGGCGCCGTGGGCCTGGAGCAGTCCGAACAGTCCGGCGCAGAACTTCCCCTCGTCGTTCCGGAAGAGGGAGAACAGCTCCTTCTTCCCCATGTCCACGGCGCGGTCCGCCATCACGTCGAGGCATTTCACCCCCGCGCGCTCCGCCTCCAGCAGTTCCTGCATCCGGTCGATCAGCGTCATCTCAGCCTCCCTCTCTCCCCTCGGTAGAGGGGGACACTCTTGCCAGGGGGGACATTCCTGGTTCCGGCCTGGGAGAAAGGG
Protein-coding regions in this window:
- the narH gene encoding nitrate reductase subunit beta, which translates into the protein MDVRSQISMVFHLDKCIGCHTCSIACKNIWTDRKGTEYMWWNNVETKPGTGYPTKWEDQEKYRGGWEVKNGALSLKSTGRGQLIANIFHNPSLPGMDDYYEPWTYKYQDLFDAPEGPDQPTALPISMVTGKYIDVEAGPNWDDDLGGSPIYAENDPNLDGLTPEQRQQLFAIERLVFFYFPRICNHCLNPACVAACPSGALYKRGEDGIVLLDQKRCRAWRSCVAACPYKKTYFNWNTGKSEKCILCYPRLETDQAPACFHSCVGRIRYLGVLLYDAEMIETIAKTDDANLIDAHRSMILDPFNPKVIEAAKKNGIHESTIQAAQKSPVYQFVKVWKIALPPHIEFRTLPMLFYVPSMSPVMASRTEDGILNSSDDLFHDIESSRVPLAYLAKLFGAGHDGKVRYALRKQKAVRMYRRMVTVGDIDQETVDHMLREADTTAEEAEAIYRLTSLCTFNDRFVIPPAHREVAIEMMKDPCEHKSSVGFGFLSPPKRGF
- a CDS encoding nitrate reductase subunit alpha, which codes for MNESPKISWVRDDVDPQSRTWEEFYRNRWQYDKLVRSTHGVNCTGGCSWMIHVKDGIVTWEMQALDYPSLESTLPPYEPRGCQRGISASWYQYSPLRVKYPYIRGALLDLWKTARAEHEDPVDAWKSIQENPEARARYQRARGKGGFRRATWDVVLEIIAAANLHTIKTYGPDRIAGFSPIPAMSMVSYAAGARMLQLLGGISLSFYDWYCDLPPASPETWGDQTDVQESADWFNAKMLAVMGSNLNMTRTPDCHFAAEARHNGTKMYVLSPDFSQVAKYADDWIPVNAGQDGAWWMAVNHVILKEYHHEKRVPYFLDYQKRFTDSPFLVELSGEDGIYKCGQLLRANRLDKYSTVENGDWKFLFWDETTGAPKMPMGSVGDRWGKEKGKWNMLLKDGLDGTPIDPMLSFLDGDDGVVQVRLDDFGEGRDIHRGVPVKRLKTTDGGTVVVTTVYDLLMAQFGVDRGLGGDYPAGYDEENAPYTPAWSEKYTGMDRQTLLKFAREWASTAMHTNGKCTVIIGAGVNHWYHANLTYRSAIQALILCGCVGVNGGGLAHYVGQEKLAPGEPWAAIAFGKDWYGPSRLQNAPSWHYVNTDQWRYEKDFTDYQTVPRKQEPGSLAQGHTMDVQVKAVRNGWLPFYPQFNRSSLDLVREAEEAGCGTSEEVIRSVVDQLKTRKLRFSVEDPDAAENWPRVWYIWRGNALMASAKGHEYFLNHYLGTHHNDIAKEMAKDSVKEVVWHEKAPQGKMDLVVDLNFRMDTSALYSDVVLPAATWYEKADLNTTDMHSFIHPLSAAVAPCWESKSDWDIFKAIAKKISEMAPNHFPDPVKDLVATPLAHDSAAEIAQPQIRDWAHGEIEPIPGKTMPNLTIVERDYKNLYNQYISFGPLARANGLGAHGTKYPIPDFYDELANSPHSVTWGEKRYPSLETDVNVCDTILSLATVTNGELSYRSYKNMEEKTGLPLVHLVEKDRGVRINYSELQGRPMRLINSPMWSGLMTNGRAYSPFTYNKETLVPWRTLTGRQHLYLDHPGYIQFGEHLPTFKPKPTPVQYGDLQVDTAVGPTKMLNFLTPHGKWHIHSTFGDNQRMTTLSRGCDPLWINDKDAAELGLKDNDWVEVHNDHGVLCTRAVVSARIPRGVCIVYHSPERTLGVPKSPLRGNRRAGGHNSLTRTRLKPLLMVGGYGQFTYDFNYWGPVGCNRDTHVLVRKLPELIW
- a CDS encoding cytochrome c, which translates into the protein MRRGGSGFSWPAAFFAFVFLFFVSADGQAEDAAAFFKQNCAGCHTIGGGRLVGPDLKNVTQRQPDRKWLVDFIRDPDAKLNGGDPYAAKLLNEARGVRMPQIPGIDTTLAGQLLAFIEAESGSPDPGAKGAQVSDRPFTAQDIALGRAIFVGETRLVNGGPHCISCHSIVGVEGLGGGRLAPDLTKVFERLGGRKGLGPWLEAPPTATMAPAFKKYPLKRDEEILPLLAFFEHAARQGGVADTSTSTFNFLLIGLGGTVVLLILFDLLWLKRFRAVRKPMILGLDARGQK
- a CDS encoding Rrf2 family transcriptional regulator, which translates into the protein MLTQTSESAIRGLVYLAQHGGAGPVSPRHIAIRLGLSPSYTAKVVRLLVRANILRAHKGSLGGVNLNRPPSAITMLSVVEACQGRVVGDYCREDCDPRLTCAYHRFAADLHETVVGVLSRWTLVDILGKPEPAAELRGRTDCKMMGRPRTDRWEVEESGRFMRKS
- a CDS encoding cytochrome c; the protein is MNPLALPPALSPDTFLLLQYLLTAALLLYLPFLGIVIAGSSASLVLNFFGRGEAGGGPDYEAYARTVGTSLALTGALALPALVVLYLITLPATGLSTEVFAMALTVPILALVVFVLLYLLPGKEGGRPGVRESALFVLMFLAVLLCNQAAVGNAAQGLSAPPGPLAAEAVSKKGKAAKPAGADAAVLEKGKKVFDTVCSACHRFDSKVVGPPLNEVVPKYKGNVEKLKKFIRNPVKVNSALPAMPKPAIKEDEVDAVSRYLLTKVKGGK
- a CDS encoding cupin domain-containing protein → MHVGSWKDVEGKAVTEAGAGGVTIRVLMGDNVGAPNFTLRHFEVAPGGHTPFHAHLWEHEVFVLSGKGKVKRKDGETEVGPGSFVFIPPDEEHAFANAGRETFSFLCAIPATKVCMR
- a CDS encoding DUF6306 domain-containing protein; its protein translation is MTLIDRMQELLEAERAGVKCLDVMADRAVDMGKKELFSLFRNDEGKFCAGLFGLLQAHGAVPTQNVGAFADKVIALPTEAEQVALLIKGQAWVVRKIDEIPPEEMNAEEKVFFADMREVHVVNIEKCRKLAP